Proteins encoded by one window of Thermobaculum terrenum ATCC BAA-798:
- a CDS encoding L-threonylcarbamoyladenylate synthase encodes MAIRKPIEDKEAVRQAIDFALKGELIAFPTDTVYGVGSIVDPQAVSKIYRAKERPLDKPIPILLSDDSYLEKYAKDIDAIAMELARTFWPGALTLVVRAREDVAEAVGSKDGTVGFRIPDYEPAREIIRQCGGAMAVTSANISGERNPLTADDVEHDLGDRVAIILDGGPCRIGKPSTVVDLSKEKPLIVRKGALAEQIRAILEK; translated from the coding sequence TTGGCTATACGTAAACCTATAGAAGACAAAGAAGCCGTTAGGCAAGCCATAGATTTCGCTTTGAAGGGAGAACTTATAGCCTTCCCTACGGATACAGTGTATGGTGTGGGGTCGATAGTCGATCCACAGGCGGTATCGAAAATTTACAGAGCTAAGGAGAGACCTCTAGATAAGCCTATACCAATACTGCTTTCAGATGACTCATATCTTGAGAAATATGCAAAAGACATAGATGCCATCGCTATGGAACTAGCGCGTACATTCTGGCCAGGAGCTCTAACCCTGGTGGTTAGAGCCAGGGAAGACGTAGCCGAAGCAGTGGGATCGAAAGATGGTACTGTTGGCTTCAGAATCCCCGATTATGAGCCTGCTAGGGAGATCATCCGTCAGTGTGGCGGGGCGATGGCTGTAACGAGCGCCAACATCTCGGGAGAGCGTAATCCTCTAACGGCTGACGATGTTGAGCACGACCTGGGGGACAGAGTGGCTATTATCTTGGATGGTGGACCATGTAGGATCGGCAAGCCAAGTACAGTAGTCGACTTGAGTAAGGAAAAACCCTTGATTGTACGTAAGGGCGCGCTGGCTGAGCAGATAAGAGCAATACTTGAGAAATAG